One region of Brachyhypopomus gauderio isolate BG-103 chromosome 9, BGAUD_0.2, whole genome shotgun sequence genomic DNA includes:
- the LOC143523512 gene encoding uncharacterized protein LOC143523512 isoform X2, which yields MLPYFRLVCGSVDVMAESKFTRCLLEFPKFTINDVRRIVRASSTTTQSQLEKGFKFYVSSYLCNFEVSGKSKANEITVRAHCYRSMKKTDTPHQLRTAHYSESGMSVVPPVLSCTQTEQKWHKPPTMGVKPGPVDAMVVLKPKPGATTASGVRFEKCCNLG from the exons atgctaccgtatttccggttggtatgcggaagtgtcgatgtcatggccgagtctaaattcacaaggtgcctgttggagttcccgaaatttaccatcaacgatgtgcgtcgtattgtcagagcatcaagtacaacgacacagagtcaacttgaaaagggtttcaagttctacgtttcatcctacctctgcaattttgaag tatcaggcaaaagtaaggctaacgagataacagtgagggctcactgctacagatctatgaagaaaacagatacgccacaccagctgaga actgctcattattctgaatctggcatgtctgtcgtccctcctgtcctttcatgcacacagacagaacagaagtggcataaaccaccaacaatg ggggtgaagcctggacccgtggatgccatggttgtcctaaagccaaaaccaggtgctactacagccagtggagttag gtttgaaaagtgctgcaatttaggctaa
- the LOC143523512 gene encoding uncharacterized protein LOC143523512 isoform X1: MLPYFRLVCGSVDVMAESKFTRCLLEFPKFTINDVRRIVRASSTTTQSQLEKGFKFYVSSYLCNFEVSGKSKANEITVRAHCYRSMKKTDTPHQLRTAHYSESGMSVVPPVLSCTQTEQKWHKPPTMGVKPGPVDAMVVLKPKPGATTASGVSHTLLKRHQDPKVLHLSGIHLGEKE, encoded by the exons atgctaccgtatttccggttggtatgcggaagtgtcgatgtcatggccgagtctaaattcacaaggtgcctgttggagttcccgaaatttaccatcaacgatgtgcgtcgtattgtcagagcatcaagtacaacgacacagagtcaacttgaaaagggtttcaagttctacgtttcatcctacctctgcaattttgaag tatcaggcaaaagtaaggctaacgagataacagtgagggctcactgctacagatctatgaagaaaacagatacgccacaccagctgaga actgctcattattctgaatctggcatgtctgtcgtccctcctgtcctttcatgcacacagacagaacagaagtggcataaaccaccaacaatg ggggtgaagcctggacccgtggatgccatggttgtcctaaagccaaaaccaggtgctactacagccagtggagttag tcacaccttattgaagAGGCACCAAGATCcaaaagtgctacacctgagtggcattcacttaggagagaaagagtaa
- the LOC143523511 gene encoding uncharacterized protein LOC143523511, with amino-acid sequence MQTDHDDDDPLPCHEHDYCVSNEPAALDLSLNENEELREEISRLRKQIEDLTVSSKFCLERFSASDDDIRFFTRFANHAHVMGFWKQIEPATHIIIRVTRARTVEKTDQVPHSASTTVLQAIDEIFLFMYYPSLGLMQKDLAHRFRIHRSTVSRINTWANFLYTVLGAVYVWLDVDTVKTHLPDVFQDYADTQIILDSTELRCQTPNSLLLQSEVFSTYKSHCTFKWLLGIAPHGAVTFVSSLYQGAISDKEILKQSGIVALLDPSMAIMVDKGFLVEDCVPCKVHIPTFLSKRAQLSRSEIRTSQSIARLRVHVERVIRRVKEHKIFSTVIPLSITGSINQIFTVACLLVNYQNGPLVKAWANNG; translated from the exons atgcagactgaccatgatgatgatgaccccttaccgtgtcatgaacatgactactgcgtcagtaatgagcctgctgcgcttgatctctccctcaatgaaaatgaagagctacgcgaggagatatcaaggctccgaaaacaaatcgaagacttaactgtcagcagcaagttctgtttggagcggttttctgcctctgatgacgacatacgattctttaccag atttgcaaaccATGCCCACgtgatgggcttttggaagcaaatagagccagccacccacatcatcatacgggttacaagagcacggactgttgagaagactgatcaggtccctcactctgccagtacaacg gttcttcaagcAATTGATGAGATTTTTCTCTTCATGTACTACccgtcattgggactgatgcaaaaggatttggcccataGATTTAGAAtccatcggtcaactgttagtcgtattaacacctgggccaacttcctttatactgtattgggagctgtttatgtttggttagatgtggacactgtgaaaactcacctcccagatgtgtttcaggactacgctgacactcaaataattttagattccacagaactgagatgtcaaactccaaattcccttctccttcagagtgaagtgttttccacttataaatcacactgtacattcaaatggttgcttgggatagcccctcatggcgcagtgacctttgtgtcttctctttatcaaggtgctatcagtgataaagagatcttaaagcagtctggcattgtggccctccttgacccatctatggccatcatggtggacaagggtttccttgttgaagactgcgttccatgcaaagtccacatacccacgtttctgtcaaagagagctcaactgtctaggtcagagatcagaacgtcacagtccattgcaagactgagagtccatgttgagcgtgtgattcgcagagtcaaagaacataaaatattcagcacagtgatccccctttcaatcacagggagcataaaccaaatttttactgttgcctgtcttttggtgaattatcaaaatggccccttggtaaaagcctgggcaaacaatggctaa